GACAAGACGTTCcgtgccgcagcgttctggatcattttcagcggtttgattgcacatgatggaagtccagccagaagcacAATGCAGTggtcaagtctagaaattaccAGGACTTGGACAAGAACGGTCTGatcttcctgatgttgtgcagcACAAACCTGCATGATACCTGCACCGAGCTatattttacactgttaaaagtGTTAGATTTTTTTGCTAAACAAGGCTAAAGTTTCAAAAACCAAGTTGGATGTATGACAGAGTTTTTCTGTGCCAAAAACATTCCTTCAAGGTTTGTATACGTTTCTGAACATTTTTCCTGAGTATTCTTTGACCGGGTAAAGCCACGGGTCACTGCAAGCCTCCAGGAGttcaaatgtttcaaaataatCGCTTTTATATATCTGATAAAATCAAGATAATTAATATGGGATTGGCAACAACTGCATGTCGCATGTCCCCTTaaaaatatctccttttgtgttcaacagaagcaagaaactcatacatgtttggaacaacttgagctTGAATAAGttacaatttaaatttttgggtgagctatccctttaaaaataaagattccAAAAGGCTTTCGTAGCAGAGGAACATTTTCATAGTTCTTATACCTATTGGCAGAAGTACCCAGATTTTGGTGTGTTCACCCAGCAGGACCTGGGAATGATTTCAATTATAGGAACGCCTTTTGGGTGACTAAATTAGCTCCTACTTCAGAGTAGGGTTTATGCTGACTTCACAGAAAGCAtgccatacactgtaaaaaaaaagttgagaaacCATAAAAGATTAAGGCAACCAACTGcagaacatttttgagttttctcaacttagggtcaatagttgtacaaactttgtttgagttatctcaacttttttcatgttaaatagttaaataaactttaaaagctgaatttatcatacaaaacataagttggattttttacagtgtacaaaacacatgctttaaaaaaaataaaaaataaaaaactccaATTTAAAGGCTCAATGGATGTTACATTTCTTTATGGAACCATAAATGCCAAACACCTTGATTTTGAAGTGTGTGCTTAGGTGGGCACACATCTTTCTCTTTTGGTTGAGGGCTGGTGCTTTGAAGATGCAGGATTTCATAGAAATGCTCCACTTTAATAATGTTGTCCTGTCAACAGTAAAAACAGTTACTAGACAGAAAAGACACTTTCAGAGAAACTAAATAAGCAAAGAAAGAGGCCAGCAGCTAAAATTAAATTCTGAAATATGACAATATCTTAGGACAATAAAATAGGTCTTACTGGCTTTCCTAGTGGCTTAATCTCAGCACAGCTTTGAGGCACTATTTATCCAAAGAAGCATACAAACATAAGAAATCAAAATTGGCATCAAATGACAGTGTTTTGCATTTTTAAGAATCAAACTTTgtgtaaatatttacattttgaaCCTTGGCGGCGCAGTGGCCTTGCTGGTTCCAGATTTTTTATAATCCTCTTGTCCATTTTTCTGCTAAAGAACAAACATTTCAAGCAAATTAATGTGTGAAAAAAGTTCATGAAGTAATAaatgcatgcatttttttttacaagtaaAGTCTGGGCAATTTCTGACTCCACATGGAGTTCAGAAAAGTTTAATCAAATACTCTGATGTCAATATTCTTCCCACAAAGACCCCTCCTCCTTTTTAATGATCAAATCTGAGTAAAACTAGAAAAATAACCAAATAGGTTGCTATACTTTATAAGAATATCATAATATATTTGTTATGCCCTTGTGAAGTCAATTTGATCTGTTAACTGCTATttgattatattaatttattgttACATTGTTAAAGATGTTTAGTTTAGGTTAAAATTGGTTATTTATAGCTAAGCAACAGGTGTTTTCTAGGCCTCTGTTATCACAGTTAAACTGGACAATATTGTACAACAACTGTACTATATTACTTGGTTTTCACGAACATCAGACAAATGTCCACTGCATTAACTGAGGCAGATGATGTCGCCAATCTAGAGCAAGGTGATGCAGATTTGTTGCTGCCTTTTTGTAatgcatatataaaaaaaccTGTAAACGTGATGATGATAGATTAAATATTAGTAGATAAGCGACCCTAACACAAATCcacacatttaatattttattcacatcTAATTCAGTTGCAATCTTTCACACGACGCGAGTCAGgacaaaaatagtttttgaaaACCCATCAAAGTGTCCAACAGAAATGTTAAAACTATAAGGGCGAATAACATTGTCAAAATAAAACCGACACAGGCgtaaaaatgttacaaaataaataaaagtacttGAACTTTATCAATCGGCATCAACGGTGTTGCTAGCAGCTAGCCACCATGACTGCGAACTTTTCCCTTGATAATCTAGTTTTTTTACCCCCCACATAACATCTTCACGATTGACAAAAATGTAGAAGAAAGCCACAATCGGTTTAAAATAAACGAGTAAATATAATATTGGCAACTTACATGCTCTCACTGTAGCGTCCAGCTTCTGTCAGTGCGGTGTCTGCCTCAGTCATTTCCAAACACATTCATTCCGCCTGAGCTCGTGACTGCGCGTTCAttatcactctggatgaactcaCCTAACATACACAAAAACTAATATGTGCTTATCCACATCTGTGATTGTCAGCAAGGtttgcaaaaaagaaaaaaaaaaaaaaaaaaaaagtatataattatatatatgtattacaaac
This DNA window, taken from Pseudorasbora parva isolate DD20220531a chromosome 7, ASM2467924v1, whole genome shotgun sequence, encodes the following:
- the gra gene encoding uncharacterized protein C8orf88 homolog isoform X1 produces the protein MCLEMTEADTALTEAGRYSESIRKMDKRIIKNLEPARPLRRQGSKLPQSCAEIKPLGKPDNIIKVEHFYEILHLQSTSPQPKEKDVCPPKHTLQNQAERICYTRDFLIKMASCPMAKKKPEFLPEHPIVLENGRTNEVPRYIPSYNNNINNNNNDDEDLCCSAFS
- the gra gene encoding uncharacterized protein C8orf88 homolog isoform X2 produces the protein MCLEMTEADTALTEAGRYSESIRKMDKRIIKNLEPARPLRRQGSKLPQSCAEIKPLGKPDNIIKVEHFYEILHLQSTSPQPKEKDVCPPKHTLQNQAERICYTRDFLIKMASCPMAKKKPEFLPEHPIVLENGRTNEVPRYIPSYNNNINNNNNDDEDLAA